One segment of Pyxidicoccus xibeiensis DNA contains the following:
- a CDS encoding serine hydrolase domain-containing protein, whose translation MRGSLQSFSVAMVLLVGLLAGGPASAHESLRERIEAFVRAEQQRMEVPGVAVAVVSHGRVILAKGYGFSNLEHQVPVTPDTLFQSGSLGKQFTAMAVMLQVEAGRISLSDSITKYFPDAPASWAPITIRHLLTHTSGVGDHLDALTDFRKDYTDAEFAQLIYAQPLNFPAGLRWSYSNSGYVLLGLLVNRVAGTSYVNVLGEQVFKPTRMKTARGISEADIVPNRAAGYRLLDGVVKNQDWVSPSLNTTADGSLYFSLKDLLAWDEAVDDRAILTKGSWREILSPVKLSSGAPYPYGFGWFLNERNGRPVQQHSGAWQGFKTSYYRFPADSLSIIVLLNLSEANPAAFANGIAAIVNPALAVPPLAAIPDLEPEVTARLATLLEQTRAGALDPAEFAYMPGWFFPEEAPFYQALLQRLGPSGPLVLARREVLGDDRVYTYLVQVGSTTLRYRVALIPDGRVSAFSLSPN comes from the coding sequence ATGCGCGGTTCGTTGCAGTCCTTTTCCGTGGCGATGGTGTTGCTGGTCGGTCTGCTCGCGGGCGGTCCCGCTTCAGCACACGAGTCGCTCCGTGAGCGCATCGAGGCCTTCGTGCGCGCGGAGCAGCAGCGGATGGAGGTGCCGGGGGTCGCCGTGGCGGTCGTGAGCCACGGCAGGGTCATCCTGGCGAAGGGGTATGGCTTCTCGAACCTGGAGCATCAGGTTCCCGTCACCCCGGACACCCTCTTCCAGTCCGGCTCCCTGGGCAAGCAGTTCACCGCCATGGCGGTGATGCTCCAGGTGGAGGCGGGCCGCATCTCGCTGTCCGACAGCATCACGAAGTACTTCCCCGACGCGCCCGCGTCGTGGGCCCCCATCACGATTCGCCACCTGCTGACGCACACCTCCGGCGTCGGGGACCACCTGGATGCGCTGACTGATTTTCGCAAGGACTACACGGACGCGGAGTTCGCGCAGCTCATCTATGCGCAGCCCCTGAACTTCCCCGCTGGCCTGCGCTGGAGCTACAGCAACTCCGGCTACGTCCTCCTGGGCCTCCTGGTGAACCGGGTCGCGGGCACCTCCTACGTCAACGTCCTGGGCGAGCAGGTCTTCAAGCCCACCCGCATGAAGACGGCGCGAGGCATCAGCGAGGCGGACATCGTTCCGAATCGCGCGGCAGGTTACCGCCTGCTCGACGGGGTGGTGAAGAACCAGGATTGGGTCTCTCCCTCCCTCAACACCACGGCGGATGGCTCGCTCTACTTCTCCCTGAAGGACCTGCTGGCGTGGGATGAGGCCGTGGATGACCGCGCCATCCTGACGAAGGGGAGCTGGCGGGAAATCCTGAGTCCCGTGAAGCTCTCCAGCGGAGCCCCCTATCCCTATGGCTTCGGGTGGTTCCTCAATGAGCGCAACGGCCGGCCCGTGCAGCAGCACTCCGGCGCATGGCAGGGCTTCAAGACCTCCTACTACCGCTTCCCCGCGGACTCCCTGTCCATCATCGTGCTGCTCAACCTCTCGGAGGCGAACCCCGCGGCCTTCGCCAATGGCATCGCCGCCATCGTCAACCCCGCGCTCGCGGTGCCTCCGCTGGCCGCCATTCCGGACCTCGAGCCGGAGGTCACCGCCCGGCTCGCGACGCTGCTCGAGCAGACGCGGGCCGGAGCGCTGGACCCGGCCGAGTTCGCGTACATGCCCGGGTGGTTCTTCCCGGAGGAGGCGCCGTTCTACCAGGCGCTGCTGCAGCGCCTGGGGCCGTCGGGGCCACTCGTCCTGGCAAGGCGGGAGGTGCTGGGGGATGACCGCGTCTACACGTACCTGGTGCAGGTCGGCTCCACGACGCTGCGCTACCGGGTGGCGCTCATCCCGGATGGCCGGGTGTCCGCCTTCTCGCTGAGCCCGAACTAG
- a CDS encoding DHCW motif cupin fold protein, producing the protein MKISNIPFCTTDWSTLQPTEHPGASGKALWRTLQAGDIRVRLVEYTPGYVADHWCSRGHILLVLEGTLLTELKDGRRFELGPMMSYQVSDDDGAHRSSTETGARLFIVD; encoded by the coding sequence GTGAAGATCTCGAACATTCCCTTCTGCACAACGGACTGGAGCACGCTCCAGCCCACGGAGCACCCGGGGGCTTCTGGGAAGGCGCTCTGGCGGACGCTCCAGGCGGGAGACATCCGGGTCCGGCTCGTTGAGTACACACCCGGGTACGTGGCGGACCACTGGTGCAGCCGCGGACATATCTTGCTCGTGCTCGAGGGAACGCTGCTCACGGAGCTGAAGGACGGCCGGCGTTTCGAGCTCGGGCCGATGATGAGCTACCAGGTCTCCGATGACGACGGGGCCCACCGCTCGTCGACAGAGACCGGGGCCAGGCTTTTCATCGTGGACTGA
- a CDS encoding Ig domain-containing protein, producing the protein MSVTRACSSVFRADAAPVPDDADLGRPGSATVSCLLMQDAVAADELSIKDGYGTVALFANPFRGGKEEALIVDTEGQLTYLERAGSETGWRQRPVLGENAEAIRATEVLVVVHPQDFTLWAIYNGGDGNIPRGLRLSSTDDKGNVLCTWTAVPHAVRSESGHGISGVRNMFVYYDGTKPHVTAIDVQDGSVLTLGARMNAAYRFGIWGLAANPGTLDQLVGGVVTSTSQFAHRPYYSVAYWRIGNKLVRCAANDGLPSRAIASDAREIVGVYRSYDMPDIGVVYLNTAGQLVSWNMAAGAPDGQYRYTEGLGVLTAKSWLDVNGLMHVYGIGPDTLPSGGKTTDRLKVLHQVSWDAGGVPVWSRSTNTPPLAGGAEHAHAEPTAAAPATVPTWVGLVPDVVSFALDPYPDYLPSQLVKLSGVASAADKYAVHTQDVTSIRWSRDKVRLAATGSPHLVNHYVSSVTLRDRRGNPMAWRPVQLSAETLVEIQVDGASYLVGPGHSVEVLTNGLGKVTIATPADGLLPATLHVDASGLENGAIVQPAAAVHEYLAGNSPLPSQDGLFSGEALLAAETSGKQPVVKPGTRLDGCNQVVASTGNVFRKAAGQPMKSALRTGAGPAPAIHGFAIGPDLSPAAAVGALAYHEFTSAEEAEAHRAAMRAHPRYQGIWDDFANWVGDVWEGIKNGVIEVAKVIVDTVTIVFIKIGEAFVELANMLIDTVETAVRAVEAVVSLVVTAVEKLVDWLTALFSFKDIWETKKALESGLHQMAAFASSTFSHYGGQLHGWFEKQEAATHGYFEAIKAQYLGQPVGNAANVLPAVTNNETKTVISPEELHSNPQGTWLLDQTVSPRMLATLTANANGGAIDPKIDAAWTTFLTRLGETDLSHEFQAVLGDLNILLSQITNPADPAAAAKASMVALIDILEQLIVAALKALDHVLQAAVGLLTGVADGLKAVLDLPLPLGPVNSLYSWLHQQSGVPDRDDLTLGGLISLIGAFLTTTAYKLVHGVKSSPFPGGRFPTLPAPMWSGRDANPEARAALFADPGFVKNMKLVKGVCGVMGMAGAFTNAAADVIPVLPASRAPGFGPAAFVGGSNAFLVASAGMMAACPPVSGKDWDNDHATGAFAFAAANALLSWTVVYLYLFDRVKVPALKNLGDVTLGPVIAVTLASGQLGFTASGGLPNDYAKAQAGLAAVPGLIQAVRFGAKDTASYGPARAWAVGGIDLLVGLTAGAMTAAAAFSDGPSIPSQQLPDGKVGQRYQARVARDGEAAYNTPWTWTVSGSLPPGLSMDPATGVVSGVPRMEGSTVFDLTCVDSYAPRQTAARTGFRITVRP; encoded by the coding sequence ATGAGCGTTACGCGTGCCTGCTCTTCCGTCTTCCGGGCGGATGCCGCTCCAGTCCCCGACGACGCCGACCTCGGCCGGCCGGGCTCCGCCACCGTGTCGTGCCTGCTGATGCAGGACGCCGTGGCCGCCGACGAGCTGTCCATCAAGGACGGCTACGGGACTGTCGCGCTGTTCGCCAACCCGTTCCGGGGAGGCAAGGAGGAGGCGCTCATCGTCGACACCGAAGGGCAGCTGACCTACCTGGAGCGCGCCGGGTCCGAGACCGGGTGGCGGCAGCGCCCCGTGCTCGGCGAGAATGCCGAGGCGATCCGGGCCACCGAAGTGCTCGTCGTGGTGCATCCCCAGGACTTCACCCTCTGGGCCATCTACAACGGTGGAGACGGCAACATCCCCCGGGGACTGAGGTTGTCCTCCACCGACGACAAGGGGAACGTCCTCTGCACGTGGACGGCCGTGCCGCATGCGGTCCGCTCGGAGTCCGGCCATGGGATTTCCGGCGTCCGGAACATGTTCGTGTACTACGACGGGACGAAGCCGCACGTCACCGCCATCGACGTCCAGGACGGCTCGGTCCTCACGCTGGGCGCGAGAATGAACGCCGCGTACCGGTTCGGCATATGGGGCCTCGCGGCGAACCCGGGCACGCTCGACCAGCTCGTCGGCGGGGTGGTCACCTCGACGTCGCAGTTCGCGCATCGGCCGTATTACTCGGTCGCGTACTGGCGTATCGGAAACAAGCTGGTGCGGTGCGCCGCGAACGACGGGTTGCCGTCCCGCGCGATTGCCTCGGACGCACGGGAGATTGTCGGTGTCTACCGGTCCTACGACATGCCCGACATCGGCGTGGTGTACCTCAACACCGCCGGTCAGCTGGTCAGCTGGAACATGGCCGCGGGGGCGCCCGACGGGCAGTACCGCTACACCGAGGGCCTGGGCGTGCTCACCGCGAAGTCGTGGCTCGACGTCAATGGTCTGATGCATGTGTATGGAATTGGCCCGGACACGCTGCCGAGCGGTGGGAAGACAACCGACCGGCTCAAGGTGCTGCACCAGGTGAGCTGGGACGCGGGCGGCGTTCCGGTGTGGTCGCGGTCGACGAACACTCCCCCGCTGGCTGGCGGCGCGGAGCACGCGCATGCCGAACCCACGGCCGCCGCGCCAGCGACCGTGCCGACCTGGGTCGGGCTGGTGCCTGACGTCGTCTCGTTCGCCCTCGACCCCTACCCGGACTACCTGCCCAGCCAGCTGGTGAAGCTGTCCGGCGTCGCCTCGGCGGCGGACAAGTACGCGGTCCACACCCAGGACGTCACGTCGATTCGCTGGTCCCGCGACAAGGTCCGGCTGGCCGCCACCGGCAGCCCGCACCTGGTGAACCACTACGTCAGCTCCGTGACCCTGCGGGACAGGCGTGGCAACCCGATGGCGTGGCGGCCGGTGCAGCTCAGCGCGGAGACGCTGGTGGAGATCCAGGTCGACGGTGCCTCGTACCTGGTCGGTCCCGGGCACAGCGTCGAGGTGCTGACCAACGGCCTGGGGAAGGTCACCATCGCCACTCCCGCCGACGGCCTGCTGCCGGCCACCTTGCACGTGGACGCCTCGGGACTGGAGAACGGCGCAATCGTTCAGCCGGCCGCGGCCGTCCACGAATACCTCGCTGGCAACTCGCCGCTGCCCTCTCAGGACGGGCTGTTCAGCGGCGAAGCGCTGCTGGCCGCCGAGACCTCCGGCAAGCAGCCCGTGGTGAAGCCCGGCACCCGGCTCGACGGCTGCAACCAGGTCGTGGCCAGCACCGGCAATGTCTTCCGCAAGGCCGCCGGCCAGCCCATGAAGTCCGCGCTGCGCACCGGCGCCGGGCCAGCGCCGGCCATCCATGGCTTCGCCATCGGCCCGGACCTGTCGCCCGCGGCGGCCGTCGGCGCCCTCGCCTACCACGAGTTCACCTCCGCCGAGGAAGCCGAGGCACACCGCGCCGCGATGCGCGCCCACCCTCGGTACCAGGGCATCTGGGACGACTTCGCCAACTGGGTCGGCGACGTCTGGGAGGGCATCAAGAACGGCGTCATCGAGGTGGCGAAGGTCATCGTCGACACGGTCACCATCGTGTTCATCAAGATTGGCGAGGCCTTCGTCGAGCTCGCCAACATGCTCATCGACACCGTCGAGACCGCCGTGCGGGCCGTCGAGGCCGTCGTGAGCCTGGTCGTCACGGCCGTGGAGAAGCTGGTCGACTGGCTCACCGCGCTGTTCTCCTTCAAGGACATCTGGGAGACGAAGAAGGCGCTGGAGTCCGGGTTGCACCAGATGGCCGCCTTTGCCTCGTCGACGTTCTCGCACTACGGCGGGCAGCTGCACGGCTGGTTCGAGAAGCAGGAAGCCGCCACCCACGGCTACTTCGAGGCCATCAAGGCGCAGTACCTCGGGCAGCCCGTGGGGAACGCGGCGAACGTGCTGCCGGCCGTGACGAACAACGAGACGAAGACCGTCATCTCCCCCGAGGAGCTGCACAGCAACCCGCAGGGGACCTGGCTGCTCGACCAGACCGTCAGTCCCCGGATGCTCGCCACCCTGACCGCGAATGCGAACGGGGGGGCCATCGACCCGAAGATAGATGCCGCGTGGACGACCTTCCTCACGCGGCTCGGTGAGACCGACCTGAGCCACGAGTTCCAGGCGGTGCTCGGCGACCTCAACATCCTGCTGTCGCAAATCACCAACCCGGCGGACCCGGCCGCGGCGGCGAAGGCGAGCATGGTCGCGCTCATCGACATCCTCGAGCAGCTCATCGTCGCCGCGCTGAAGGCCTTGGACCACGTGCTGCAGGCGGCGGTGGGGCTGCTCACCGGCGTGGCGGACGGCCTGAAGGCGGTGCTGGACCTCCCGCTCCCACTGGGGCCCGTCAACAGCCTGTACTCGTGGCTTCACCAGCAGAGCGGCGTGCCGGACCGCGATGACCTGACGCTCGGCGGCCTCATCAGCCTGATTGGCGCGTTCCTCACCACCACCGCGTACAAGCTCGTCCATGGCGTGAAGAGCAGCCCGTTCCCCGGCGGCAGGTTCCCGACGCTGCCCGCGCCGATGTGGAGCGGGCGCGACGCCAACCCCGAGGCCCGGGCAGCCCTGTTCGCCGACCCGGGCTTCGTCAAGAACATGAAGCTCGTGAAGGGCGTCTGCGGCGTCATGGGGATGGCGGGCGCGTTCACCAACGCCGCGGCGGACGTCATCCCGGTCCTACCGGCCAGCCGGGCACCGGGCTTCGGCCCCGCCGCCTTTGTCGGAGGCTCGAACGCCTTCCTGGTCGCCAGCGCGGGGATGATGGCCGCCTGCCCGCCGGTCAGCGGCAAGGACTGGGACAACGACCACGCCACCGGCGCGTTCGCGTTCGCGGCGGCCAATGCCCTCCTGTCGTGGACCGTGGTGTACCTGTACCTGTTCGACCGCGTGAAGGTGCCGGCGCTGAAGAACCTCGGTGATGTCACCTTGGGCCCGGTCATCGCGGTCACCTTGGCCTCCGGCCAGCTTGGCTTCACCGCCAGCGGCGGCCTGCCCAACGACTACGCCAAGGCGCAGGCGGGTCTGGCGGCGGTGCCCGGCCTCATCCAGGCGGTCCGCTTCGGCGCCAAGGACACGGCCAGCTACGGCCCGGCCCGCGCCTGGGCGGTCGGCGGCATCGACCTGCTCGTCGGCCTCACCGCCGGCGCGATGACCGCCGCGGCGGCATTCAGCGACGGGCCGTCCATCCCCTCGCAGCAGCTGCCGGACGGCAAGGTCGGCCAGAGGTACCAGGCCCGCGTCGCCCGCGACGGCGAGGCCGCGTACAACACCCCGTGGACGTGGACGGTCAGCGGCAGCCTGCCGCCTGGACTGAGCATGGACCCCGCCACCGGCGTGGTCAGTGGGGTGCCGAGGATGGAAGGGTCCACGGTGTTCGACCTGACGTGCGTGGACTCCTACGCGCCACGGCAGACCGCCGCTCGGACCGGGTTCCGCATCACCGTGCGGCCGTGA
- a CDS encoding NAD(P)H-binding protein gives MMVVMGATGNVGRELVRLLAEAGEEVVAVARKAPAEPLPRRVRHVQGDLSTPASLAPHLRGAAGVFLLVPGGGEGVDPQALRTHLEAARVPRLVLLSSLAAATRPSAPSHAHLRAIEGVFRDSAVRWTFLRPGGFASNALAWAASVRAERSVAAPFADVALPVVDPADIAAVADRVLREDGHAGKVYALTGPTAISPRQQAAAVAEALGTPLRFVEWSRDEARAMMLRFMPEPVAEGTLDILGTPTEEEQRISPDVARVLGRPASPFSAWVERNVAAFR, from the coding sequence ATGATGGTCGTGATGGGAGCAACGGGCAACGTGGGGCGGGAGCTGGTGCGGCTGCTGGCGGAGGCGGGAGAGGAGGTGGTGGCGGTGGCGCGGAAGGCCCCCGCGGAGCCCCTCCCGCGGCGGGTCCGACATGTCCAGGGAGACCTGTCCACTCCCGCGTCGCTGGCACCCCATCTTCGGGGCGCGGCGGGTGTCTTCCTGCTCGTTCCTGGCGGAGGCGAGGGGGTTGATCCCCAGGCACTGCGGACGCACCTGGAGGCGGCTCGCGTACCGCGCCTGGTGCTGCTGTCGTCCCTCGCCGCCGCCACTCGCCCCTCGGCGCCTTCCCATGCGCACCTGCGCGCCATCGAGGGCGTGTTTCGGGACTCGGCGGTTCGCTGGACGTTTCTGCGGCCTGGTGGCTTCGCCTCCAACGCCCTGGCGTGGGCCGCCTCGGTGCGCGCCGAGCGCAGCGTCGCGGCGCCCTTCGCCGATGTGGCGCTCCCCGTCGTTGACCCGGCGGACATCGCGGCCGTCGCGGACCGCGTGCTCCGTGAGGACGGCCATGCCGGCAAGGTGTACGCGCTCACCGGCCCCACCGCCATCTCCCCGCGTCAGCAGGCCGCGGCCGTCGCGGAGGCCCTGGGAACGCCGCTGCGCTTCGTGGAGTGGAGCCGCGACGAGGCCCGGGCGATGATGCTGCGGTTCATGCCCGAGCCCGTCGCCGAAGGCACGCTCGACATCCTGGGGACGCCGACGGAGGAGGAGCAGCGCATCAGTCCCGACGTGGCGCGGGTGCTCGGGCGGCCGGCGAGCCCGTTCTCCGCCTGGGTGGAGCGCAACGTCGCGGCCTTCCGCTGA
- a CDS encoding winged helix-turn-helix transcriptional regulator: protein MALKVRKNRATPPADIVRPRRSKGVKTGEECPLNRSMELLSGAWAPHVIYYLSAQPRRFGELRLDIADVSARVLSQRLRELEARGVVARTTVPTTPASAEYALTELGRELLPIIQAIADVGRRLQNRPVQHRSRVGPRSAVNPRALGAQPPPMLEAR from the coding sequence ATGGCGCTCAAGGTCAGGAAGAACCGGGCCACTCCACCGGCCGACATCGTCCGGCCCCGACGCAGCAAGGGCGTGAAGACGGGAGAGGAATGCCCGCTCAACCGCTCGATGGAGCTGCTCAGCGGGGCGTGGGCGCCCCACGTCATCTACTACCTGAGCGCCCAGCCCCGGCGCTTCGGCGAGCTGCGCCTCGACATCGCGGACGTCTCCGCGCGGGTGCTCAGTCAGCGCCTGCGGGAGCTCGAAGCCAGGGGCGTGGTCGCGCGCACCACCGTGCCCACCACGCCTGCGTCGGCCGAGTACGCACTCACCGAGCTGGGGCGAGAGCTGCTCCCCATCATCCAGGCCATCGCGGACGTTGGCCGTCGCCTCCAGAACCGTCCCGTGCAGCACCGGAGCCGCGTGGGGCCACGGAGCGCGGTGAATCCACGGGCCCTCGGAGCGCAGCCCCCGCCCATGCTGGAAGCACGGTGA
- a CDS encoding GFA family protein, protein MILATCHCGRVSLEVQSEPTDVTECNCSICRRYGVLWAYYSPRQVRVVAEGSAQDTYQWGEQRVAFHRCAHCGCVSHWASLDPERDRMGVNARLMPLELLSKVRVRHRDGADTRQYLD, encoded by the coding sequence ATGATTCTCGCCACGTGTCATTGCGGTCGCGTGTCGCTCGAGGTGCAGTCCGAGCCAACCGACGTCACCGAGTGCAACTGCTCCATCTGTCGCCGCTACGGCGTGCTGTGGGCGTATTACTCGCCCCGGCAGGTCCGCGTTGTTGCGGAAGGCTCTGCCCAGGACACCTACCAATGGGGCGAGCAGAGGGTTGCCTTCCATCGTTGTGCCCACTGCGGCTGCGTCTCGCACTGGGCTTCGTTGGACCCGGAGCGCGACCGCATGGGCGTCAACGCCCGGCTCATGCCGCTCGAGCTTCTATCGAAGGTGCGCGTGCGGCACCGCGACGGCGCCGACACCCGGCAGTACCTCGACTGA